A part of Crassostrea angulata isolate pt1a10 chromosome 5, ASM2561291v2, whole genome shotgun sequence genomic DNA contains:
- the LOC128183002 gene encoding uncharacterized protein LOC128183002 isoform X1: MKDQFCVIFVFSILLVSTNEQCPLSGGLNGNLSIVCGSQLAAETTSMEPTSAFNITNANIINTTAATLSEGCTCGHQIDAKFESLVSLRISLAIFVVISTISTIINIYFFIKNILRNKSKKDTTNIKTIHRGGNEPNVETYTELENAVSGDSENQYDSISRQENNINTFVL, translated from the exons ATGAAGGACCAATTTTGTGTTATATTTGTGTTCAGCATATTATTGGTGTCAACAAATG agCAATGTCCACTTTCTG GAGGTTTAAATGGAAATTTAAGTATAGTATGTGGAAGTCAACTTGCAGCAGAAACAACATCGATGGAACCTACATCAGCATTTAACATTACAAATGCGAATATCATCAACACAACTGCTGCTACTCTATCAGAGGGATGTACATGTGGTCACCAAATTGatgcaaaat ttGAGTCACTCGTATCCTTACGAATTTCGTTGGCTATATTCGTAGTGATTTCTACTATTtcaacaataataaatatatacttcTTTATCAAGAACATATTAAG AAACAAATCTAAGAAGGATaccacaaatattaaaacaattcatcGAGGTGGGAATGAACCGAATGTTGAGACCTACACAGAACTAGAAAATGCAGTGTCAGGAGATTCTGAAAACCAGTACGACTCTATCTCACGCCAGGAAAACAACATAAACACGTTTGTATTATAA
- the LOC128183002 gene encoding uncharacterized protein LOC128183002 isoform X2, with translation MKDQFCVIFVFSILLVSTNEQCPLSVESLVSLRISLAIFVVISTISTIINIYFFIKNILRNKSKKDTTNIKTIHRGGNEPNVETYTELENAVSGDSENQYDSISRQENNINTFVL, from the exons ATGAAGGACCAATTTTGTGTTATATTTGTGTTCAGCATATTATTGGTGTCAACAAATG agCAATGTCCACTTTCTG ttGAGTCACTCGTATCCTTACGAATTTCGTTGGCTATATTCGTAGTGATTTCTACTATTtcaacaataataaatatatacttcTTTATCAAGAACATATTAAG AAACAAATCTAAGAAGGATaccacaaatattaaaacaattcatcGAGGTGGGAATGAACCGAATGTTGAGACCTACACAGAACTAGAAAATGCAGTGTCAGGAGATTCTGAAAACCAGTACGACTCTATCTCACGCCAGGAAAACAACATAAACACGTTTGTATTATAA
- the LOC128183003 gene encoding uncharacterized protein LOC128183003: MKDQFCVIFVFSILLVSTNEQCPLSGGLNGNLSIVCGSQLAAETTSMEPTSAFNITNANIINTTAATLSEGCICGHQIDAKFESLVSLRISLAIFVVISTISTIINIYFFIKNILRNKSKKNTTNVKTIHQGGNELNVETYTELGNAVSGDSENQYDSISRGDNYMNTNVL; the protein is encoded by the exons ATGAAGGACCAATTTTGTGTTATATTTGTGTTCAGCATATTATTGGTGTCAACAAATG agCAATGTCCACTTTCTG gAGGTTTAAATGGAAATTTAAGTATAGTATGTGGAAGTCAACTTGCAGCAGAAACAACATCGATGGAACCTACATCAGCATTTAACATAACAAATGCGAATATCATCAACACAACTGCTGCTACTCTATCAGAGGGATGTATATGTGGTCACCAAATTGATgcaaaat ttGAGTCACTCGTATCCTTACGAATTTCGTTGGCTATATTCGTAGTGATTTCTACTATTtcaacaataataaatatatacttcTTTATCAAGAACATACTAAG AAACAAATCTAAGAAGAATACCACAAATGTTAAAACAATTCATCAAGGTGGGAATGAATTGAATGTTGAGACCTACACAGAACTAGGAAATGCAGTGTCAGGAGATTCTGAAAACCAGTACGACTCTATCTCACGAGGGGATAACTACATGAACACAAATGTATTATAA